In one window of Tripterygium wilfordii isolate XIE 37 chromosome 1, ASM1340144v1, whole genome shotgun sequence DNA:
- the LOC119998154 gene encoding wall-associated receptor kinase-like 14, which translates to MSLRLQPTIFVLVISTFLVTLIGAHNCSNSCGTGKSAQSVPYPFGFSSGCPIRLNCSSDTGAVKIEEFVVQNITPSGILVDLPPKCDRPINSIKPLFGRNYALAWQNSLLLQNCIGSLNGCVIPTSMISRRFDLQSCDSNKSNVISCVSPEDNKGIDVLSYENVNRIQCTVLFSSISFDLGYSPQFQRIELGWWLSGSCFAANDCDRNADCTNIQLPNANGYRCRCKPGFEGDGFVAGDGCRKIADCNLSKYMAGRCRGKTRVGVLVGGIVAGAVLMGLLAIACCVIRRRSTLKDRPSAKRYIVFV; encoded by the exons ATGAGTCTTCGTCTCCAACCAACAATTTTCGTGCTCGTTATTTCTACTTTCTTGGTCACTTTAATCGGAGCTCATAACTGCAGTAACTCCTGTGGAACCGGAAAATCTGCTCAGTCTGTGCCATACCCATTTGGGTTCTCTTCTGGTTGCCCGATCCGATTGAACTGTAGCTCCGACACCGGCGCAGTCAAAATCGAAGAATTTGTTGTCCAGAACATTACCCCTAGCGGTATCCTAGTCGATCTCCCTCCGAAATGCGACCGACCCATCAACTCAATCAAGCCGCTTTTTGGTCGCAATTACGCTTTGGCATGGCAGAACAGTCTGCTTTTGCAAAATTGTATTGGTTCGCTTAATGGGTGTGTTATTCCGACGAGTATGATCAGTCGCCGATTCGACTTACAGAGCTGCGATTCTAATAAAAGCAACGTCATTAGCTGTGTCTCTCCGGAGGATAATAAGGGAATTGATGTATTGAGTTACGAGAACGTGAACAGGATTCAATGCACGGTCTTGTTCTCTTCGATTTCCTTTGACTTGGGGTACTCGCCCCAGTTTCAGAGGATTGAGTTGGGATGGTGGCTTAGTGGGTCGTGTTTTGCTGCTAATGATTGTGACCGAAATGCCGATTGCACGAACATTCAACTCCCCAATGCTAACGGGTACCGATGCCGGTGTAAACCAGGTTTTGAAGGTGATGGGTTCGTCGCCGGCGATGGTTGCCGGAAAA TTGCAGATTGCAATCTTTCAAAGTATATGGCCGGCCGATGTAGAGGAAAAACGAGAGTTGGTGTTCTTGTTGGAG GGATTGTAGCTGGAGCTGTGTTAATGGGTCTTCTGGCTATTGCATGTTGTGTAATCCGCCGTCGATCCACCTTGAAAGATCGACCAAGTGCAAAACGCTATATTGTTTTTGTATAA